The Rhizoctonia solani chromosome 13, complete sequence nucleotide sequence ACGGTTGGTGATGTGTTCCTCAGCATCGGTTCCAGAAGTCCATTGGTGTGGAGGTCGGCTATGGAGCGAGAATATGCGAACTTGAGTAATACTTCCAAGTGATTGGATTCGAAGTTGGAATGAATTATAAGATATCAAATACTTGGAAGCTAAGAAAGGAAACAGTTCCACGTTATGTTTACCTGCAAACCTGTCGAGGTACAATCTTTGGATGGCATGTCAAACAACAACGCGAACTCCCCTGGGGTGTCCACGTTGAGTAACACGTCTGATGCCCCGCAGCCACCCCGCAAATGGGATATCGCCTCCCAATAAACGAATGTGACACCATCTGCGAGGATAACGTACAAAGCTATCGACAGGGAATTCGGAGATAATTTGACGAGACATCGCCGCGCTTCACACCCGGCGCTTAGTACGCATCAAATTGACTCAAGCCGGAGGTACCCGCAGTCCGGTAATGGAGAACAATGATCGACAGGGGGTCAAAAAAGGCGATTACCAATATCGCTGAGGAGATCTATTGGGAGCACACTCAACGTCGCTCAACCAACGAGTAGTATCTCAACACCACCGTAACGTAGCTACACATTTCAATAGCAGGCAACGGAAAGATGGTATGATTGAACATCAATTGGCACCCAGACTTTGGTTGTGCAGGAAATTGTGGGTTCCGAGAGCCTTCACAGTCGATCAGTAGCAGGGTGAGCACTATCGTACTCCGCACCAAGCGAGTGGATCGGACCGAGGCCGGATAGCATTGTCGATTCTGCAGGGGAATACACGGCAAATTCGACAAGACTTGGCACATTGCAACCTAAGGATAACCCGTCTTGGCATTTAAGCGCTGGGAATTTCTCACAATTTCAGTAATTATCGATTGATATTCGGGATACCACGCATGTGCCAAGATATTTGCGCTGAGTTTGTATGATACATGGCTCTTGAGCTTTCATTCTATCCTACGGTATGTACTTGGCCTCCCTCCGACCGCCGAACCATGTGTGATCCTTTTTCAAGCTGGTTAATCCAGGCCCTTTGTGGCAGCTTTGTGATGTCGATATGCCGAGTTTCCGCTTGTACTATGCCAATAGGTGTCACCGCTACAGTTTACATGCGAATAACATGGTCGGAATCGATATCTCTGTTATTTTAAGCCATGCCTAAGAATTGTGGTAACAAACTTTAATGCTTTTCTTTGATCGGGTTTCTGTAGGCCGTTCAGAATTATTATTAGTATCTCTCTGTGACTAAGTGAAGATTCAGCTCGGGGATCTACGGCATGTATGATAGACAGCTGGGCGACAGTGATCTAAGAGCGGGGAGCCTGCCGTAAAGCTAAGACATACAATCTTAACGAAATCATGTCAATGCTAGTCACACGACTTTCCTGAACTTACGTTGCTCGAAGAGGCACGACCCTGTGAGTGCCGGCGGCAGTCTTATCAAATAATAATTGCTATCAAACTGAGAGTTGTTTCGCTATAAACTGTATACACTATAGCGGGACGCTTTGGATTAAGGGCGTGTAGTATAACACAATTGCAACTCATAAAGAGGGAGCAGTCCGGACGAGTCCCTATGAGAATAATCATTGGCAATATCAAGGTGTCTAATTAACTCTAATATTGATGCGATTGTACCTTAAATACTTCATTTTATCACACCCTTAGGCTCAACGCCGTTCATTCACGGGCTTCGTTTAGAATTATTATAGGGTCAGCTATGGTCTCTTGATGTCTTTCACCAGTATTCGTCTCTCAATTAAACAGAGGTGTTGATAAGTGCACTTGGTTGGATGTTACCATCTTCATGTTATTATCGGCTATATTGTCGTTCAAATTGAAGTGAATTGGGTCTGTCGCTCACACTGTGCTTCCACGCATCACAATGCGTACGATAAGGATTCAGTCTTGGGTAGACTTCCTATAGATAAAGGAAACGCTCAATGGAGCAAAAAGCAGACCGATAAAAATAGAAAATGGGCTTTATTCACAATGTCTATAAACAAACTTCAAGCCCGAAATCAAGTAAAACTACATCTAATCGCACAACATACTCAGCCCTATCAACAAAAGCTATCAAAACAAGCAACCATGATATAGAACATCTCAGATAGAGCTGAGAGCAGTGCCACCTGCACGCCTGTCAACCTCGATCACCTCGTCCAGGCCAACAACCTCGAAGAACTTGCGTGGGTCCATTCCCCGGGCAgatgtgtggtcagtgccgGTCTTCTTCAGTAGCGCCATTGCCTCGCGGATCGCATGCACTGCCGCGACGGCTGAGACAAGAGAGAAGATGATGATCTTTGCACCCATTGCCTCTGCCTCTTGGGTAGTGAACGAAGGAGTCAGACCGCCTGAGATAACGTTCACAAGCACCTGTTATCTGCGTCAATATCTATTCGGTTAGGGTATGTTTAACTCAGACTTACAGGTGTAGGAGCCAATGCCTTCACAGTCTTCTCGAGCAGCTCCTTGGTCTTCACACCCTCGATGAACGCTACATCAGCACCGACAGAGGCAGCTGCTTGCAAGCGGTGGATAGCCTCATCCATGCCGAGCACCTGAGCAGAGTCGGTACGAGCAATCACAACAATGTCGCACCCCGGGATAGCGTCGCGAGCCTGGACAGCTGCACGGATACGGGTCACGAACTCCTCAGTGGAGACGACTTGCTTGCCAAGCAGGTGTCCGCATCGCTTAGTTTGAACCTGCGACCCCGCAGTCAATTATCTTGCCAAGTAAGGGTCGAACTCGCATATCTGCTTACCTGATCTTCGATGTGGAGAGCTGCCACGCCGGCCCGGTCGTACATTTGCACTGTACGAGCTACCATCGCAGGCCCGCCGAAGCCAGTGTCGGCGTCGGCAATGAGCGGAGTAGAGTAGCTGAGGCTGGTAATCATGCCAGCGTTTTGGACAAAGTCAGGCAGTGTAGCGATAGCGAGATCGGGCATGCCAAGCTTGGCAGCAGTAGTGGCGGCACCGCTGAAAGTACCAGTGTGAGtaaagtatatgcgtgtggTAAAGCAATGCAGCGTTACCTCTGATAGAGACATTCGAAGCCTGCCTCGAGAGCGCAGCGAGCACTGATACCGTCGCATACACCAGGAGCAGCTACGATACCAGGACGAGCAAGCATCTGGCGGAGACGGGTGCTTGCCTTGGCAGACAACGGCTCATCTGCGGTGTGGCGGAGGTGAGCGGGGATGGTATACTCGCGCTCAAAGGTCTGGATGGGTTGCATAACCATGTCGGGCAAGTTTTAAATTTAGATGAAGGGAGATGAGAGGCTTTAAGGGCTTAAAAGAGCTGAGGAGATAGGAGGGATTGAAGCTGAGGAGCTGATGACTGAAAACCAGCTCAGACTGAGGGTCTTTATACCTATGTTCTTGCACATAGAACTCGTACCTGTACGAATCTCAGCACATCTTTACAGAATGATTTCGTTCGAGCCAAGCCCCACGTATCGCCGCTCACGTAGGCATCCGCCAGAGCTGACGGCCAAGAAGAACCAGAGTTACCGGGGGAACGCTGCCAAGCAAGTACACTTTCAGCGGCACATGGGTTCTCAGTCAATTTACGAAGATAGAACCGCTGGTGAGCTTGGGTGGTCGTGAATCTTAGGAAATTTGGTGTCATTCGGAGTAAGCGCGATGAATTCGCCCAAAGTAGCAATCGTGGAAACACGGAAGCAGTGGTGCTAAATGCGTTCGACGGAGAAACAACTGGTACGTCATCGGCAAATTCAGGATCCGTTGATCAAACACCAGCTTCTCAAGGTTTGACAGCACCCTGATAATACAGCATGGCATAGAAAATTCTGGGCTCCGAGATTCCCTTTTTGTTACCGACCATCGATCTGCCATGTAAATTGACTCATCCAGGTACAATCGCGCGCAAGACAGCGAAAAGGCCAGCAACCTTGTTGAGGAAATGAACAGAATGTTATTGTCATTGTCATTTCGCCCGAACAAATCGGATCAACCATAAACACAGTCATTACTCAAGCTCGAACCAAAGGAAGGGAACGCTTCGCTCCGGTTATCAGTATAAGCCCCGGCAGAGCAGGTACTTGGCAAATCTCAACCAAGACATACTTGAATAACTTGGCAGGCGCATTGGCCCGAGTTAATCCCCAAATAGACCTTGCGAGCTGAAAATAATATTCATGGAACAGTTTTGATCGCCTCTGCCTTTACCATTGATCCACTAGTGCCTAGGCGTCCTCAAAAAAACACTCGAATTCGCATTAATTGTTTGCCAAGCCCATGAACATTCGGCCATTGAGAATATCATTACATGGGTTCACAACTGAGTCCCGATAGATAGGTTGATATCTTACAATTACAGAAGCAGACGGATCTAGTGTATTATCTATCGATGATGAGTTTGACTGCAGTACTAGAGAGTTGGATATCAAACGTGAAGATAATCATATTCCAGGGGGTGGCTTGAATCTGCAAATCGAGGGTTCAGCCCACGCAGTGTAAATAACGCAAGTACCATAACTATTAGAGTTAGGACAAGAGTTTGTGCCACATGTGTAGTCTAGATTTTCGTTAGACAAGAGAGTTGGATATCAAACGTGAAGATAATCATATTCCAGGGGGTGGCTTGAATCTGCAAATCGAGGGTTCAGCCCACGCAGTGTAAATAACGCAAGTACCATAACTATTAGAGTTAGGACAAGAGTTTGTGCCACATTGTGTAGTCTAGATTTTCGTTAGACAAGCCACGTGTCATACATAAAGGGTATGCTAAGCGTAGCTAAGAGGTTCTATTGACAACCGTCAGCGGTCCCGAACTCTTAGTCGAGAACTTtggcttggcttggcagaAGACGCCATTGAAAATCGGCGGTGACAGGGTAGTTTGATTAGTGTCTACTTGTTGTCATAGACCCGAAGATGTGGTTGAGGTACCGCGATTACCCCTTCTCACCCACACTTCGAATCGGGAAGGCAGGAAAATACTCATGTCACCGATTCTGTTTCACGCGCGATTTGACTTCTGACACTCTTCTCATCGCAAAAATAATGCTGGCGGATTTAAGTGTCGAGATAATAATGGTATCCGAAAACATCCGATGAGCTTGACGGGCTTGGATCGGGCCGGATTTACACACTCGCTCTCGGCATCATACAAAGCTGAAATCCTTCTTCAACCCGTCGCTAGCGCCAACTCCGCTTAGGTCTCCTCTCCCCATCCGGCTCTTGCTGTAGACCAAAGTATATTAGCTGGACAAGGTCAGCGGCTCTGGTATTCTCGCTGACTTTGTGGTTACTAATTTTACTATCTAGATGGCTGATGCTACACGACCCCTCTCTTATGCAAACAGCGACGAAAAAATGCCTGTCACTCCATCTGAGCCTTCAAGTCCGCCGAAAGCATACGATCCTCATGCTGTGGAGAGGGGCCATCCTTCCCCTGGGGAGCCCATAACGGCGGTCAATAGTATCATTCTTGAGGAGGGCTTGATGAACAAGGAGGCTCGTTCGCCCACCACCCCAGCTGCACAAGATTCAGAAGAGCCGGAAATTCCAGTTTCCGAGCTACCTCTGATTGTGCGCCCATTTTTCGGCCAAGATGCGAAAGTACTTGATGAACGAAGTTGACACCAACATTGCCAGCTTTCCGTTGGCTGCCTACTGCTTCATGACTGGATACGTGAGTTTTATTATTATTTCTTGTAAATTTACTCGTACTTACTGATATCTCGTGTTGCTATGTAAAAAGTCAAACTCCATTA carries:
- a CDS encoding carboxyphosphonoenolpyruvate phosphonomutase, which codes for MVMQPIQTFEREYTIPAHLRHTADEPLSAKASTRLRQMLARPGIVAAPGVCDGISARCALEAGFECLYQSGAATTAAKLGMPDLAIATLPDFVQNAGMITSLSYSTPLIADADTGFGGPAMVARTVQMYDRAGVAALHIEDQVQTKRCGHLLGKQVVSTEEFVTRIRAAVQARDAIPGCDIVVIARTDSAQVLGMDEAIHRLQAAASVGADVAFIEGVKTKELLEKTVKALAPTPVLVNVISGGLTPSFTTQEAEAMGAKIIIFSLVSAVAAVHAIREAMALLKKTGTDHTSARGMDPRKFFEVVGLDEVIEVDRRAGGTALSSI